In Phreatobacter aquaticus, a single genomic region encodes these proteins:
- a CDS encoding ABC transporter permease — MRILTLAGRRLAASIPTLFLILIGVFLLLQFAPGDTVDAMMAQMGGGDAATARELRRFYGLDLSVPAQLGNYLWRLVRFDLGFSAIYGKPVALVIAERLPATILLMTASLSFAFFFGLIFGVIAARGVNRWPDTLVSTLGLVFYATPTFWFGLMAIVVFSVYLQWLPPGGFEDITNTYTGLRRTLDIARHLVLPTLTLGLFYLAIYLRIMRGSMLEVLNLDFVRTARAKGLDETRVVVRHVLRNALLPMVTLIGLQAGTMLGGSVVVESVFSLPGLGRLAYESVVQRDLNTLLGIVFVSALLVISVNFLVDLIYARLDPRISTGA; from the coding sequence ATGCGCATCCTGACCCTTGCGGGGCGGCGGCTCGCCGCCTCGATCCCCACCCTGTTCCTGATCCTGATCGGGGTGTTTCTGCTGCTGCAATTCGCGCCGGGCGACACGGTCGACGCGATGATGGCGCAGATGGGGGGCGGCGATGCCGCGACCGCCCGCGAACTCCGCCGCTTCTACGGGCTAGACCTCTCGGTGCCGGCCCAGTTGGGCAATTACCTATGGCGTCTCGTGCGCTTCGATCTCGGCTTTTCCGCCATCTACGGCAAGCCGGTGGCCCTGGTCATTGCCGAGCGGCTGCCCGCGACCATCCTCCTGATGACGGCATCGCTGTCCTTTGCCTTCTTCTTCGGGCTAATCTTCGGCGTCATCGCGGCGCGCGGCGTCAACCGCTGGCCGGACACGCTGGTTTCCACGCTCGGACTGGTGTTCTACGCCACGCCCACCTTCTGGTTCGGCCTGATGGCGATCGTGGTCTTCTCGGTCTATCTGCAATGGTTGCCGCCTGGCGGCTTCGAAGACATCACGAACACCTACACAGGGCTGCGCCGCACGCTCGACATCGCTCGGCACCTCGTGCTGCCGACGTTGACGCTCGGCCTGTTCTATCTGGCGATCTATCTGCGCATCATGCGCGGCTCGATGCTTGAGGTCCTCAACCTCGATTTTGTCCGTACCGCGCGCGCAAAGGGCCTCGACGAGACGCGTGTCGTGGTGCGCCACGTGCTGCGCAACGCGCTGCTGCCCATGGTCACACTGATCGGCCTGCAGGCCGGCACGATGCTCGGCGGTTCCGTGGTGGTGGAGAGCGTGTTCTCGCTGCCGGGGCTTGGCCGACTCGCCTATGAATCGGTGGTCCAGCGCGACCTGAACACGTTGCTCGGCATCGTCTTCGTCTCGGCGCTGCTGGTCATCTCGGTCAACTTCCTGGTCGACCTCATCTATGCCCGGCTCGACCCGCGCATCTCGACGGGAGCCTGA
- a CDS encoding ABC transporter substrate-binding protein, protein MDFTRRAALMTSAAIAANVLDPTRAFAQQTPRKGGVFTVHYAAEQRQLNPSLQASTGVYIIGGKIQEQLVDLDAAGNPVGVLATSWEAAPDGKTITFKLRSGVKWHDGQPFTSADVQFTAMEMWKKILNYGSTLQLFLTAVDTPDPLTAVFRYERPMPLNLLLRALPDLGYISPRHLYEGKGDIRSNPVNLAPVGTGPFKFVQYERGQHVIAERNNDYWRGPANLDRIIWRVITDRSAAAAQMEAGQLQYAPFSSLTLSDTARLAKDPRFVVSTKGNEGNARTNTLEFNFRRKELADIKVRQAIAHAINVPFFIENFLGDFAKLGTGPIPSVSTDFYPGANTPQYPYDKAKAIKLLDEAGLRPGAGGVRMTLRLLPAPWGEDISLWATFIQQSLSEVGIKIDVVRTDGGGFLKQVYADHAFDLASGWHQYRNDPAVSTTVWYRSGQPAGAPWTNQWGWKDDVIDKVIDDAATEVDPVKRKALYAEFVTKANAALPLWMPIEQIFVTTITAKARNHSNSPRWGSASWHDLWLAE, encoded by the coding sequence ATGGATTTCACCCGCCGCGCCGCCCTCATGACCTCGGCTGCCATTGCTGCCAACGTTCTCGATCCCACCCGCGCCTTCGCGCAACAGACGCCGCGCAAGGGTGGCGTGTTCACGGTTCATTATGCTGCCGAGCAGCGCCAGTTGAACCCCAGCCTCCAGGCATCAACCGGCGTCTACATCATTGGCGGCAAGATCCAGGAGCAGCTGGTCGACCTCGACGCCGCGGGCAATCCGGTGGGCGTGCTCGCCACCAGCTGGGAGGCGGCCCCAGACGGCAAGACCATCACCTTCAAGCTGCGCTCGGGCGTGAAATGGCATGACGGCCAGCCCTTCACCTCAGCGGACGTCCAGTTCACCGCCATGGAGATGTGGAAGAAGATCCTGAACTACGGATCGACGCTGCAGCTGTTCCTCACCGCCGTCGATACGCCGGATCCGCTGACCGCCGTGTTCCGCTACGAGCGGCCGATGCCGCTCAACCTGCTGCTGCGCGCGTTGCCGGACCTCGGCTACATCTCGCCGCGCCATCTCTATGAGGGCAAGGGCGATATCCGGAGCAATCCGGTCAACCTCGCGCCGGTGGGCACCGGTCCGTTCAAGTTCGTCCAGTACGAGCGCGGCCAGCATGTCATCGCCGAGCGCAACAACGACTATTGGCGCGGCCCGGCCAATCTCGACCGCATCATCTGGCGCGTCATCACCGACCGCTCGGCTGCCGCCGCCCAGATGGAGGCCGGTCAGCTCCAATACGCGCCGTTCTCCAGCCTCACGCTGTCCGACACCGCGCGTCTGGCCAAGGACCCGCGCTTCGTCGTGTCCACCAAGGGCAATGAGGGCAATGCCCGCACCAACACGCTGGAGTTCAACTTCCGGCGCAAGGAACTGGCCGACATCAAGGTGCGCCAGGCGATCGCCCACGCGATCAACGTGCCGTTCTTCATCGAGAACTTCCTCGGCGACTTCGCCAAGCTCGGCACCGGCCCGATCCCCTCGGTCTCGACCGACTTCTACCCCGGCGCCAACACGCCGCAATATCCCTACGACAAGGCGAAGGCCATCAAGCTGCTCGACGAGGCTGGCCTCAGGCCGGGCGCCGGCGGCGTCCGCATGACGTTGCGCCTGCTGCCGGCTCCCTGGGGCGAGGACATCTCGCTCTGGGCCACCTTCATCCAGCAGTCGCTCTCGGAAGTCGGCATCAAGATCGATGTCGTGCGCACCGATGGCGGCGGCTTCCTGAAGCAGGTCTATGCCGACCACGCCTTCGATCTCGCCTCCGGCTGGCATCAGTACCGCAACGATCCCGCCGTCTCGACGACGGTCTGGTATCGCTCGGGCCAGCCCGCCGGCGCGCCCTGGACCAACCAGTGGGGTTGGAAGGACGATGTCATCGACAAGGTCATCGACGATGCCGCAACCGAGGTCGACCCGGTCAAGCGCAAGGCGCTCTATGCCGAGTTCGTCACCAAGGCGAACGCTGCCCTGCCGCTGTGGATGCCGATCGAGCAGATCTTCGTCACCACGATCACAGCCAAGGCGCGCAACCATTCCAACTCGCCGCGCTGGGGCTCGGCGTCCTGGCACGATCTTTGGTTGGCAGAATGA
- a CDS encoding VOC family protein, with product MPMPHILGADHVVVTVRDLDASAAAWAKLGFTVSPRGTHSPHLGTGNYTIMFQDDYLELLGVLTPTDQNKPTQDFLAAREGIERTAFTTDSAAGGAAELKKRGLEPLGPVHFGRPVDLPGGGTGEAKFNVFRWPLLENPGGMRIFACEHLSRHTVWIPELMVHANGAKAIARIEILTADPKAAAEHMSRLIDEPAIADGAVWKVPSGGRRADFVFLDAAAFAARYPDAVRAGATTSGAAALVLVTDDLAKAKAIPGAVTTGSAVSIPASAANGVVVSFVAR from the coding sequence ATGCCGATGCCACACATTCTCGGTGCCGACCACGTGGTCGTGACCGTCCGCGATCTCGATGCCTCCGCCGCGGCCTGGGCGAAGCTCGGCTTCACCGTCTCGCCGCGCGGCACCCATTCGCCGCATCTCGGCACCGGCAATTACACGATCATGTTCCAGGACGATTATCTGGAGCTGCTCGGGGTGCTCACCCCGACCGACCAGAACAAGCCGACCCAGGACTTCCTGGCGGCGCGTGAAGGCATCGAGCGCACGGCCTTCACCACCGACAGCGCGGCCGGTGGCGCAGCCGAACTCAAGAAGCGCGGCCTTGAGCCGCTCGGTCCCGTCCATTTCGGCCGCCCCGTCGATCTGCCGGGTGGTGGCACGGGCGAAGCCAAGTTCAATGTGTTCCGCTGGCCGCTTCTCGAAAATCCCGGTGGCATGCGCATCTTTGCCTGCGAGCATCTGAGCCGTCACACGGTCTGGATCCCGGAACTCATGGTCCACGCCAACGGTGCCAAGGCGATTGCCCGCATCGAGATCCTCACCGCCGATCCCAAGGCTGCCGCCGAGCATATGAGCCGCCTGATCGACGAGCCCGCAATTGCCGATGGCGCCGTCTGGAAGGTGCCCTCGGGCGGCAGGCGCGCAGACTTCGTGTTCCTCGACGCCGCGGCCTTCGCGGCGCGCTATCCGGACGCCGTCCGCGCTGGCGCGACGACGTCGGGTGCCGCGGCCCTTGTTCTGGTCACCGACGATCTCGCCAAGGCTAAGGCCATTCCCGGCGCGGTGACCACAGGCTCCGCGGTTTCCATTCCCGCCAGCGCCGCCAATGGCGTGGTTGTCAGCTTCGTGGCGCGATAA
- a CDS encoding ABC transporter permease, protein MDVLKRYFKSPPAVIGLILLIVVLFMAASAGWLYPRDPLALAGRPLVWPGDNPRFLLGTDNSGRDIAAQLFHGARISLLIGVVATVIAIFIGIVIGAVAGFYGGTVDTVLMRITEAFQTLPNFLLLLVLVAVFGSNMTTVTIAIGVVSWTAPARLTRAEFLSLRSREFVQACRTLGMKDVQIIFREILPNALPPVIVYASVVMAVAILLESALAFLRLSDPNVASWGNLIGLGRDVLRVQWYVSAIPGLAILFTVLAVSLVGQGLNDALNPRLKSR, encoded by the coding sequence GTGGACGTCCTCAAGCGCTATTTCAAGAGCCCGCCGGCCGTCATCGGCCTCATTCTGCTGATCGTCGTTCTGTTCATGGCGGCCAGTGCCGGCTGGCTCTATCCGCGCGATCCGCTGGCGCTCGCCGGCCGGCCGCTGGTCTGGCCGGGCGACAATCCGCGTTTCCTGCTCGGCACCGACAATTCCGGCCGCGACATCGCGGCACAATTGTTCCATGGCGCGCGCATTTCGCTGCTGATCGGCGTGGTGGCCACCGTCATCGCCATTTTCATCGGCATCGTCATCGGCGCCGTCGCGGGCTTCTACGGCGGCACGGTCGACACCGTGCTGATGCGGATCACCGAGGCGTTCCAGACCCTGCCGAACTTCCTGCTCCTGCTGGTGCTGGTGGCGGTCTTCGGCTCCAACATGACAACGGTGACCATCGCCATCGGGGTCGTCTCCTGGACCGCACCGGCGCGGCTGACGCGCGCCGAGTTCCTGTCGCTGCGCTCGCGCGAATTCGTCCAGGCTTGCCGCACCCTCGGAATGAAGGACGTGCAGATCATCTTCCGCGAGATCCTGCCGAACGCCCTGCCGCCGGTCATCGTCTATGCGAGTGTCGTGATGGCGGTGGCCATCCTGCTGGAAAGCGCGCTGGCTTTCCTCAGGCTCTCCGATCCCAATGTCGCCTCCTGGGGCAACCTGATCGGCCTCGGCCGCGATGTCCTGCGCGTCCAGTGGTACGTCTCGGCCATTCCGGGCCTTGCCATCCTGTTCACTGTGCTCGCCGTCTCGCTGGTGGGCCAAGGGCTCAACGATGCCTTGAACCCGAGGCTCAAGAGCCGATGA
- a CDS encoding NAD(P)/FAD-dependent oxidoreductase, translating into MSASETVVWPPSLWAATAPEAPVLPELVGDQTSDVVVIGAGFTGLSTAIHLREMGIAVTVIEAAEPGWGASGRNNGQVIPTLAGHDPSAMVKRHGEAGERFNAVLRDSAHYLFDVVRKYQIPAEAEQAGWVQPVHSPGRMKIAEKRVKEWSAIGAPVELLDAPAMAKMLGSDAWFGGFWNRTGGHINPLALARGLAEVALKLGAVIHARSPVISTARTGDLWTAKTAKGSVTAKALVLATNAYTGEFSDQLAPDIAHEVIPVLSWQMATKPISDNVAKTIIPDRQAMSDTHRELYFARWDARNRLVTGGAAMFPGAGGTNLRHAVAERLKRLWPQIGDVEFDYVWSGYVGMTPDSVFQPQVPGYPRIHTLGPNGYAWTGCNGRAVALSISLGRELAKATQGISLDELGLPLSEPKPQPFQPLLRRIAPFALPLYRRLDAQEI; encoded by the coding sequence ATGTCCGCTTCTGAAACCGTCGTCTGGCCCCCGTCGCTGTGGGCGGCCACGGCGCCCGAGGCACCGGTCCTGCCGGAGCTTGTCGGTGACCAGACCAGCGATGTGGTGGTGATCGGCGCCGGCTTTACCGGCCTGTCGACGGCGATCCATCTGCGCGAGATGGGCATCGCGGTGACCGTGATCGAGGCCGCCGAGCCCGGCTGGGGGGCGTCGGGCCGCAACAACGGCCAGGTGATCCCGACGCTGGCCGGTCATGACCCCTCGGCCATGGTGAAGCGCCACGGCGAGGCCGGCGAACGGTTCAATGCGGTGCTGCGCGACAGCGCGCATTATCTCTTCGACGTCGTGCGCAAATATCAGATCCCGGCTGAGGCCGAACAGGCGGGCTGGGTGCAGCCGGTTCATTCGCCGGGCCGCATGAAGATCGCCGAGAAGCGGGTGAAGGAATGGTCAGCCATCGGTGCGCCGGTGGAACTGCTCGACGCCCCCGCCATGGCGAAAATGCTGGGATCGGACGCATGGTTCGGCGGGTTCTGGAACCGTACCGGCGGGCATATCAATCCGCTGGCCCTGGCGCGCGGCCTGGCCGAGGTCGCGTTGAAGCTCGGCGCGGTGATCCATGCGCGCTCGCCCGTCATCTCGACGGCGCGGACGGGCGACCTCTGGACGGCGAAGACGGCCAAGGGGTCGGTGACCGCCAAGGCGCTGGTGCTCGCCACCAATGCCTATACCGGCGAGTTCTCCGACCAGCTCGCGCCCGACATCGCCCATGAGGTGATTCCAGTGCTGTCCTGGCAGATGGCCACCAAGCCGATCTCCGACAATGTCGCCAAGACCATCATCCCGGACCGGCAAGCCATGTCGGATACCCATCGCGAGCTCTATTTCGCCCGCTGGGATGCCCGCAACCGGCTGGTCACCGGCGGCGCCGCGATGTTCCCCGGCGCCGGTGGCACCAACCTCCGCCATGCCGTCGCCGAGCGCCTGAAGCGGCTCTGGCCCCAGATCGGCGATGTCGAGTTCGACTATGTCTGGTCGGGTTATGTCGGCATGACGCCGGACAGCGTGTTCCAGCCGCAGGTGCCGGGCTATCCTCGCATCCACACGCTGGGGCCGAATGGCTATGCCTGGACCGGCTGCAATGGCCGCGCCGTCGCGCTGTCCATCTCTCTGGGCCGCGAACTGGCCAAGGCGACGCAGGGCATCTCGCTCGACGAACTCGGCCTGCCGCTCTCCGAGCCGAAGC